The window CTGGTTCGTGCCGTGCACGGCATAATTGCCGTTGTAGAAGATGGCGTAGGGCATCGGCGCGTTGCTGTAGCGGCTGGACCGATGGTTCTTCGACAGCCACTTCGCCGACCAGCTTCCGGACGGCGTGACCTTGCCGGAGCGCGCTGTCGAGACCTTCCAGCGGTACTTGACCTGGCCGCGATGCACGACGGTCATCGTCTGGGTCGCGATATCGACCTTTGCCACAACGGTCGCGGCCTGTGCCGCGGCAGGAACGCCCAGTGACACGGTGAGAGCCAATGCAATCCGTGCAAAGATGTTCATAGCTTCGCCTCGATCCGGTAACGCCAAGAACAGCGTAAGAGGGCCTGAAGCTATTGCCGAAACATTTCCATGTGGTGAAACGGTAGACTTAACGAAGTCTTCGAGGACGGCGCCGTTGATCGCTCGCTGCGCGCGGTTTTATCGTGGTTGCATGACCGGTGCTGCGCGACCCCAAAGGCCGCACAGTCTTCATTTTCGATCGTGCTGGACGCTACGCGGAGTGCCGGTGATGCCAGCGAACCGCAGGCGAGGCAGGGATGCGGCGCGCCGAGTTGCGCAAGAGGTCCCCGATCTCGTCTGCGACGAACCGCATGGTTTCCGCCGTGCGGAGATCACCGATCATGAACTCGCTCGCGCCCGCTTCGACATAGGGCAGGAGAGCCAGAACCGCGCGTTCGGCAAGTGCGGGCTGGTGCAAACTCCCGTGAAGCCGCCCGGCCACCATCTGCTCGACCGTTACCGGAACCGCGAACCTGATCTTGTCGGCGCGCCCGAAACCGGATGCGAGTGATCGCACACGCTCGATCTGGTTCGCGACGTCCTGAACCGGTCCCGGCACAAGTTCGATGACATCCGCGTGGCGTGCAGCGACCTTCATCGCCACACCGGTCGTGGCGGCGATGCGCAGGGAAATGCCGAGGCCCTGCGGCCCCTTTTCCGGCACATATCCCGCGCGAACGCTATAAAACTCGCCTTCGTGATCAAAGGGATAGGCGTTGGACCAAAGCCGCTTGAGCAGCGTCAGATATTCGTCCGTCTGGCGCCAGCCTGCCTCGTGCGAGGTCAGTCCCTCGTCGGGTCCGCCGCTGGCGAACCGCAGCGCGAGACGGCCTTCCGTCAGGCGATCGAGATAGGCGAGTTGCCGGGCCGAAACGGTCGGCGCGATCACGCCTGCGAGATGCGTGACGATGATGGTCATGGCGTCGGTCGCTCGCGCGACATTGGCCGCCACGTCGAGATTGGCGAGCGTTCCGCCGGTGTGATCGACGACGACCGATGAGAATCCCGACCGATCCGCCAGGATCAGTTGCTCGCGATACGTGTCCGGGTTGAAGAAGAAATCTTCCGCGGCTTCCACAGCAGCAAGACTTGGACTGAGTGTGAATGCTATCGACATGTCATCCTCCGTGCACAGTCAGGCGTTTCAAGAAGATGGGCCAGCCGGCATGCCGGCCGGAATGGGTTCATGCAACCAGACCGAGCACCAATGCGCTCGCAAAGGCGAAGGCGAGCGCGAACATCGCATAGGCCGGGACGCGGTTGGCGACGCTCGATACGCGGGCAGTCCGTCGATTTGGGGAACCTTGAATATAGGCCATACCGTCCTCCTTCAGCGCCTTAAGTCTATTAAACCAGTAGAATTTGTCGATTTCTTTTTTGAGCGAATTGTGAGGCAATTTTTGCGCATTAGGCTGGAATCTTAGATGACTGTTCCGGCGAGCCTGCGATCCAGGCCGCTCGACGTATTGCGCGCGTCGGACGGAACCGCACCGGAGACGCGGTCGTTTGCCTACCTCCAGCCGGTTCCAGATCGTCGAGGCAACATGACGCTTTCAATCATCGCCCGGTGCGCGCAGACGGGCCAGTTCGGCATCAGCGCAACGACGGCCTTGCCTGCGGTAGGCAAGCTGCTCGACCACGCGCATACGGGGCTGGGTGCAGTCGCCACCCAGGGCAAGCTCAATCCCTATCTCGGCATCGATGGCATCCGCCTTCTCGAACAGGGCCGGACCGCCAGGGAGGTCGTCGATGAACTCAGCCGCGCCGACGAAATGGCCGCACGTCGCCAATTTGCCGTGATCGATTCGCGCGGCGAAACCGCCGTGTGGACCGGCGACGGCTGTAAGGACTACGCCGGCTCCATCGAGGGCGATGGATTCAGCGTCCAGGGCAATCGGTTGGCGGACAGGGGCGTCATCGAAGCAGCCGCCCGATCCTACGAGGCACACCGCGGCGAACCGCTCGTCGAGAGGCTCCTGAACTCTCTTGCGGCTGGCGTGGACGCCGGCGGCGACCGGCTTGGCGAGCAATCCGCCTCCATCTTGGTCGTGGCGGATCAGGAATACCCGTTATGGGATATCCGCGTCGATCAGCACGACCACCCGATCGCCGAGCTGATCCGCCTCAAGCGGGTCTTTCAGGAAGAACTGTATCCGCACATCCTGCTGATGCCGACGCGCGAGTATCCGGCTGGTCAGCCCGGCGAGTACGATGTCTGAGTACAGCATTCACGATGCGGTGGACCTGATCGAGCCGCAAGGCGAGGCGCTTCCGATCGTTTTCGATTCCCCACACAGCGGCACCACCTACCCGGATGATTTTGCCCATGCGGTCGATCCGTTTCTCCTCCATGCGGGAGAAGACAGGTTCGTCGACGATCTCATCATCGACGCGCCACGACACGGTATCGTTCTCATCCGTGCCCTTTTCGCCCGAACCTATATCGACCCGAATCGCGA is drawn from Mesorhizobium sp. CAU 1732 and contains these coding sequences:
- a CDS encoding L,D-transpeptidase encodes the protein MNIFARIALALTVSLGVPAAAQAATVVAKVDIATQTMTVVHRGQVKYRWKVSTARSGKVTPSGSWSAKWLSKNHRSSRYSNAPMPYAIFYNGNYAVHGTNQVNRLGRPASAGCVRLDTRNAAVLYRLAQKEGLKNVRIVVSR
- a CDS encoding LLM class flavin-dependent oxidoreductase; this encodes MSIAFTLSPSLAAVEAAEDFFFNPDTYREQLILADRSGFSSVVVDHTGGTLANLDVAANVARATDAMTIIVTHLAGVIAPTVSARQLAYLDRLTEGRLALRFASGGPDEGLTSHEAGWRQTDEYLTLLKRLWSNAYPFDHEGEFYSVRAGYVPEKGPQGLGISLRIAATTGVAMKVAARHADVIELVPGPVQDVANQIERVRSLASGFGRADKIRFAVPVTVEQMVAGRLHGSLHQPALAERAVLALLPYVEAGASEFMIGDLRTAETMRFVADEIGDLLRNSARRIPASPAVRWHHRHSA
- a CDS encoding DUF1028 domain-containing protein, producing MTVPASLRSRPLDVLRASDGTAPETRSFAYLQPVPDRRGNMTLSIIARCAQTGQFGISATTALPAVGKLLDHAHTGLGAVATQGKLNPYLGIDGIRLLEQGRTAREVVDELSRADEMAARRQFAVIDSRGETAVWTGDGCKDYAGSIEGDGFSVQGNRLADRGVIEAAARSYEAHRGEPLVERLLNSLAAGVDAGGDRLGEQSASILVVADQEYPLWDIRVDQHDHPIAELIRLKRVFQEELYPHILLMPTREYPAGQPGEYDV